The Rhizobium sp. WSM4643 genome contains the following window.
CGGTGTCGCTCGAGGGCGCTGCATCCGGTCTCGCAACAGGGCTTGTCGAAGCGGCGGAAGAGAGAGCATTGTGGAGCCGTTTCGGGCTTTGAAGGGAGCAAGAGAGGGGCATGCCGCAGTTAATTACCATTCTGATCCTGATCTTCTCAGCCTGGTGGCTCTACCGCCGCTTCGTCTCTGACGCCCGCAAGCTCGCCGAAAAGTCGCGCCGCGCCGAAAAGGAGCGCCAGACCGGCGCGATCGGCACGCTGGTCAAGGACCCGGAGACCGGAGAATACCGGCTGAAGCGCGAGGGAGAATAAAATTAAGAGCACAAATTAAAGGGTCTCGCCACTGCTCTGCCCCATCCAGCATCCTAGACCCCTCCCCAACCCCTCCCCACAAGGGGGAGGGACTAACCCGGAGTACCCGCCTCGCTCCTCCTTGAACGTCGAAGATCTGGAAAGCGGGCGCAGCAAGTTAAGCCCCTCCCTCTGGTGGGGAGGGGTTTTAGATCTCTCCGCCGCCGCAAAAGTCTTGACCCCTGCCGCCCTCCATGGCACCTGTCGCGCCGATAAATCCCACGCAATCGGTGCCGTTCGATGTCAGCTATCCCAGACCATATGAACCCGAAGCGCTCCTTTCAGGCGCTGATCCTGACCCTGCATAACTACTGGGCGGACAAGGGTTGCGCGGTGCTGCAGCCTTACGACATGGAAGTCGGCGCCGGCACCTTCCATCCGGCCACCACGCTGCGCGCCCTCGGCCCCAAGCCCTGGAAGGCCGCTTACGTTCAGCCATCCCGCCGCCCCTCCGACGGTCGCTATGGCGAGAATCCGAACCGGCTGCAGCATTATTACCAGTACCAGGTCATCCTGAAGCCGAACCCGCCAAATCTGCAGGAGCTTTATCTCGGCTCGCTGGCGGCGATCGGTCTCGATCCGCTGCTGCATGATATCCGTTTCGTCGAGGACGATTGGGAAAGCCCGACGCTCGGCGCCTGGGGCCTCGGCTGGGAATGCTGGTGCGATGGCATGGAAGTCTCGCAGTTCACCTATTTCCAGCAGGTCTGCGGCATCGAATGCTCACCCGTCGCGGGCGAACTGACCTATGGTCTCGAACGCCTCGCGATGTATGTCCAGGGCGTCGACAATGTCTATGACCTGAACTTCAACGGCCGCGACGGCGACGAGAAGATCAGCTATGGCGATGTTTTCCTGCAGGCCGAGCAGGAATATTCGCGCCATAATTTCGAATTCGCCAACACCGAGATGCTGCATCGCCACTTCGTCGATGCCGAGAAGGAATGCCGGGCGCTGCTCGATGCCGGCGCACCCGGCGACAACGCCAACCAGCGCCTGCACAAATGCGTCTTCCCGGCCTATGACCAGTGCATCAAGGCTAGCCACGTCTTCAACCTGCTCGATGCCCGCGGCGTCATCTCGGTTACCGAGCGGCAGAGCTACATCCTGCGCGTACGCACGCTCGCCAAGGCCTGTGGCGAAGCCTTCCTGCTGACCGATGCCGGCGGCGTCAATCTGGCCAAAGAGGCGGCGTGACGCAACAGCCAGCCAGCCGCATCATCCATATCAACGGCTGGCCGGGCACTGGAAAGCTGACCGTCGGCCGCCTGCTGGCGAAGAGGCTCGGCGCGCGGCTCGTTGATAATCACATGCTGCTCAATCCGGCTGAGGCCCTGTTCTCGCGCAGCGATCCGCTGCACGCATCGCTGCGGGGGCAGATCCGCCAGGCGGTTTTCGATCATGCCGTGCGCGCCGACCCGGCTGAAAGCTTCGTCTTCACCGATGCCTTGTCGGACGATGCACAAGACACTGCGACGTTTTCCTGGTATCGCGATCTGGCTGCCGCAAGAGGCGCCGATCTGGTGGCAATCCTGCTCGATTGCGCCCCGGAAGAGAACGCCAGGCGCCTTGTTTCTCCCGGCCGGTCCGAGGCGCTCAAGCTGACGGATATTGCGGTACTGCAACGGCTGCGGGCAAACCAGAGGCTGCTGCGCGGGCTGGCTGAACGCACCGCCGAAATCGACACGACAGGCCTTTTGCCGGAGCAGACGACGGCCCGAATCCTCGGAGATATCGGCGTTTGACGGCAGCCGGCAAAACCGCTTAGTGTCCGCCCGGACATTACTTCGCTGCGGGGGATTCGCGATGTATATTGCACTTGGCGTCATCGTTCTGGTCGCGCTCTATCTCGTCTTCATCTACAACGGCCTGGTTCGCGCGCGGCAGATGGCGGAAGAAGCCTGGTCGGGCATCGATGTCCAGCTCAAGCGCCGCGCCGACCTGATCCCGAACCTGATCGAGACGGTCAAGGGCTATGCCGCCCATGAAAAGTCGACGCTCGAAGAGGTGGTTGAGCTCCGCAACAAGGCGCAAGCCGTGCCATCAGGCGATGTCGCCGGCAGGGCGCAGGCGGAAGGCCTGCTCGGCCAGGCGCTCGGTCGTGTTATGGCGCTCGCCGAAGCCTACCCGGATCTCAAGGCCAACCAGAACTTTGCCGAGCTCCAGGCTTCGCTGGAAACCATGGAGGGCGAGCTGCAAATGGCGCGGCGTTACTACAACGGTGCTGCCCGCGATCTCAACGTCAAGGTCGAAAGCTTCCCGTCCAATCTCGTCGCCGGCCAGTTTGGTTTTGCCAAGCGGGAATATTTCGAAATCACCAACGAGGCCGACCGCGCCGTCCCCACCGTGAAATTCTGACGATCCGGCATTTTGCCTTTGCCAGAAAGCGATTAAGAGCAAGGGCAGTTCGCGGCCGGCGAGAACAGGATGATTTTAGGCCAGGTCGGCCTAAAATCTGAATCCTGTTCTCAATTAAAGAGTTAGAGCATGATGTCGCCCGAAAACCGCTGCACACTTTTCGGCATCATGCTCTGAGCATGTCGCGCAAAAGTGTGCAGCGGTTTTGCGATAACGACATGCGCAAAACCAAAGACCTAAAGCGCGGCACGCGCTTTAGGGACGCCCCACGGACGGAAGAAAATAGCATGACACGCACAGCCAAACTCACGATCATTCCGCCGGGCCGGCCGCTTTCGGGCCGCGCCATGCCGCCGGGCTCAAAGTCGATCACCAATCGCGCCCTACTGCTTGCGGGCCTGGCGAAGGGCACCAGCCGGCTGACCGGGGCGCTGAAGAGCGACGATACGCGCTATATGGCCGAAGCGCTGCGGGCCATGGGTGTTTCGATCGACGAGCCTGACGATACCACCTTTGTCGTCACCGGCAGCGGCAGGCTGCTGCCGCCGAAGGCGCCGCTCTTCCTCGGCAATGCCGGCACGGCGACACGCTTCCTGACGGCGGCTGCGGCTTTGGTCGACGGCACCGTCATCGTCGATGGCGACGAGCATATGCGCAAGCGGCCGATCGGCCCGCTGGTCGAGGCGATGCGCACGCTCGGCATCGACGTGATCGCCGAGACCGGCTGCCCGCCGGTCATCGTCAAGGGCACCGGCCGCTTCCAGGCCGACCGCATCCGCATCGATGGCGGCCTGTCCAGCCAGTATGTCTCGGCGCTGCTGATGATGGCGGCCGGCGGCGACCGGCCGGTCGATATCGAACTCGTCGGCGAGGATATCGGCGCACTCGGCTATATCGACCTGACCACGGCGGCGATGAAGGCCTTCGGCGCCAAGGTCGAGAAGACCAGCCCCGTCACATGGCGGGTCGAGCCGACCGGCTACCGTGCCGCCGATTTCATCGTCGAGCCGGATGCCTCGGCTGCGACCTATCTCTGGGCGGCCGAGGTTCTCACCGGCGGCGCGATCGATCTCGGTGTTCCCTCCGATACGTTCTCGCAGCCCGATGCGCGCGCCTATGACATCATCGCCAAATTCCCGCATCTGCCGGCAGAGATCGACGGCTCGCAGATGCAGGATGCCGTTCCGACCCTTGCCGTGCTTGCCGCCTTCAACGAGACGCCGGTTCGCTTCGTCGGCATCGCCAATCTGCGCGTCAAGGAATGCGATCGCATCCGGGCGCTCTCGACCGGCCTCAACCGCATTGTTTCAGGCCTTGCCCGCGAAGAGGGCGACGATCTGATCGTGCAGTCCGATCCCGCACTTGCGGGAAAGCGTCTATCGGCGGAGATCAACAGTTTCGCCGATCACCGCATTGCCATGAGCTTCGCGCTGGCAGGGCTCAAG
Protein-coding sequences here:
- a CDS encoding glycine--tRNA ligase subunit alpha — protein: MSAIPDHMNPKRSFQALILTLHNYWADKGCAVLQPYDMEVGAGTFHPATTLRALGPKPWKAAYVQPSRRPSDGRYGENPNRLQHYYQYQVILKPNPPNLQELYLGSLAAIGLDPLLHDIRFVEDDWESPTLGAWGLGWECWCDGMEVSQFTYFQQVCGIECSPVAGELTYGLERLAMYVQGVDNVYDLNFNGRDGDEKISYGDVFLQAEQEYSRHNFEFANTEMLHRHFVDAEKECRALLDAGAPGDNANQRLHKCVFPAYDQCIKASHVFNLLDARGVISVTERQSYILRVRTLAKACGEAFLLTDAGGVNLAKEAA
- a CDS encoding AAA family ATPase codes for the protein MTQQPASRIIHINGWPGTGKLTVGRLLAKRLGARLVDNHMLLNPAEALFSRSDPLHASLRGQIRQAVFDHAVRADPAESFVFTDALSDDAQDTATFSWYRDLAAARGADLVAILLDCAPEENARRLVSPGRSEALKLTDIAVLQRLRANQRLLRGLAERTAEIDTTGLLPEQTTARILGDIGV
- a CDS encoding LemA family protein, with the translated sequence MYIALGVIVLVALYLVFIYNGLVRARQMAEEAWSGIDVQLKRRADLIPNLIETVKGYAAHEKSTLEEVVELRNKAQAVPSGDVAGRAQAEGLLGQALGRVMALAEAYPDLKANQNFAELQASLETMEGELQMARRYYNGAARDLNVKVESFPSNLVAGQFGFAKREYFEITNEADRAVPTVKF
- the aroA gene encoding 3-phosphoshikimate 1-carboxyvinyltransferase; this translates as MTRTAKLTIIPPGRPLSGRAMPPGSKSITNRALLLAGLAKGTSRLTGALKSDDTRYMAEALRAMGVSIDEPDDTTFVVTGSGRLLPPKAPLFLGNAGTATRFLTAAAALVDGTVIVDGDEHMRKRPIGPLVEAMRTLGIDVIAETGCPPVIVKGTGRFQADRIRIDGGLSSQYVSALLMMAAGGDRPVDIELVGEDIGALGYIDLTTAAMKAFGAKVEKTSPVTWRVEPTGYRAADFIVEPDASAATYLWAAEVLTGGAIDLGVPSDTFSQPDARAYDIIAKFPHLPAEIDGSQMQDAVPTLAVLAAFNETPVRFVGIANLRVKECDRIRALSTGLNRIVSGLAREEGDDLIVQSDPALAGKRLSAEINSFADHRIAMSFALAGLKIDGITILDPDCVGKTFPAYWRTLAALGVKYQDND